In Erigeron canadensis isolate Cc75 chromosome 6, C_canadensis_v1, whole genome shotgun sequence, the following are encoded in one genomic region:
- the LOC122605814 gene encoding serine/arginine-rich SC35-like splicing factor SCL30A: MGGRSYSPSPPPRGGGGHGRRGRSPSPRGRYGGGGGGGGGGRGRDRDLPTSLLVRNLRHDCRPEDLRRPFGQFGPLKDIYLPRDYYSGEPRGFGFVQFLDPADAAEAKYQMDGQVLQGRQLTVVFAEENRKKPTDMRTRERRGGRFNDRRRSPPPRHSRSPPPRYSRSPPPRYARSRSHSREYSPPPKRKQHARSISPGEKRRSYSQSPVRERSPTRRSRSRSPVMDRSPPYNGSRSQSPLPPRDRSPVRERARAPRDPSRSRSRSPDARAYSRAEASPSP, encoded by the exons ATGGGTGGAAGGAGTTACTCACCTTCACCTCCTCCTAGAGGCGGTGGCGGTCATGGGAGAAGGGGAAGGAGTCCTAGTCCGAGGGGTCGATATGGCGGCGGTGGaggcggtggcggtggtggacGTGGTCGTGATAGGGATCTTCCAACAAGTCTTCTAGTTCGTAATCTTCGTCATGATTGCAG GCCTGAAGACCTTCGTAGGCCATTTGGAcaatttggtcctttgaaggaCATCTATTTGCCAAGGGATTATTATAGTGG GGAGCCACGAGGGTTTGGGTTTGTTCAATTTCTTGATCCCGCTGATGCTGCAGAAGCAAAATACCAGATGGATGGTCAGGTTCTTCAAGGAAGACAACTAACAGTTGTTTTTGCAGAAGAGAACCGCAAGAAGCCAACTGACATGCGGACAAGGGAGCGCAG AGGTGGTAGGTTTAATGATCGCAGGAGATCGCCACCACCTCGGCACTCACGCTCTCCGCCACCGCGTTACTCTCGGTCCCCTCCCCCACGCTATGCTCGATCGCGGTCTCACAGCCGTGAATATTCTCCCCCTCCAAAGAGAAAGCAGCATGCTAG GTCTATCTCCCCTGGAGAGAAAAGGAGATCATATTCGCAATCTCCTGTAAGAGAGCGGTCTCCAACTCGTAGGAGCCGCAGCCGAAGTCCTGTTATGGACAGATCACCACCCTACAATGGGTCAAGAAGCCAAAGCCCACTTCCACCAAGGGACCGTAGCCCTGTAAGGGAGCGGGCCCGGGCACCAAGGGATCCTAGCCGGAGTCGGAGCCGAAGTCCTGATGCTCGTGCTTACTCTAGGGCTGAAGCTTCACCTAGCCCTTAA
- the LOC122603885 gene encoding probable complex I intermediate-associated protein 30 isoform X1 produces the protein MSKMRALWQASLTATKRALTWNIEDMIPPSERFIYNFNSKEELKKWHLYSDSEYGGLSSAALEITNTGKEQTGTGVFSGNLSLDVTEGTKWNISRSGFCGMRSKKFDGFIDLDPYDTIALKIKGDGRSYISTIYTENWVNSPGQMEDNSWQAFVSVPRDDWVIAKIPLVHYLPTWRGNVIEADIEMNPSRVVGMSLSVNAEGGVPGAQTGPGDFRLEIDWIKALRTQ, from the exons ATGTCCAAGATGAGAGCTTTATGGCAAGCCTCTTTGACCGCCACTAAAAGAG CTCTCACATGGAACATTGAGGACATGATTCCTCCAAGCGAGAGATTTATATACAACTTCAATTCAAAAGAAGAACTTAAAAAGTGGCATTTGTATTCAGATTCTGAATATGGAG GCTTATCATCAGCTGCATTAGAGATCACTAATACCGGAAAGGAACAAACTGGCACTG GTGTTTTCTCTGGGAATCTGTCTCTTGATGTTACAGAGGGTACAAAATGGAATATTAGCAGGAGTGGCTTCTGTGGAATGAGGTCTAAAAAG TTTGATGGGTTTATTGATTTAGATCCATATGATACTATAGCACTAAAAATTAAAGGAGATGGGAGGAGTTATATATCCACT ATCTATACAGAGAATTGGGTAAATTCTCCTGGACAAATGGAAGATAACTCATGGCAAGCTTTTGTCTCTGTGCCTAGAGACGACTGGGTAATTGCAAAG ATTCCTTTGGTGCATTATCTTCCTACATGGAGAGGAAACGTAATAGAGGCAGATATAGAAATGAATCCATCAAGAGTTGTTGGCATGTCGCTGTCTGTCAATGCAGAAGGCGGAGTTCCAGGGGCACAAACTGGCCCAGGTGATTTTCGCTTGGAAATAGACTGGATCAAAGCCTTGAGAACACAATGA
- the LOC122603885 gene encoding probable complex I intermediate-associated protein 30 isoform X2, translating to MIPPSERFIYNFNSKEELKKWHLYSDSEYGGLSSAALEITNTGKEQTGTGVFSGNLSLDVTEGTKWNISRSGFCGMRSKKFDGFIDLDPYDTIALKIKGDGRSYISTIYTENWVNSPGQMEDNSWQAFVSVPRDDWVIAKIPLVHYLPTWRGNVIEADIEMNPSRVVGMSLSVNAEGGVPGAQTGPGDFRLEIDWIKALRTQ from the exons ATGATTCCTCCAAGCGAGAGATTTATATACAACTTCAATTCAAAAGAAGAACTTAAAAAGTGGCATTTGTATTCAGATTCTGAATATGGAG GCTTATCATCAGCTGCATTAGAGATCACTAATACCGGAAAGGAACAAACTGGCACTG GTGTTTTCTCTGGGAATCTGTCTCTTGATGTTACAGAGGGTACAAAATGGAATATTAGCAGGAGTGGCTTCTGTGGAATGAGGTCTAAAAAG TTTGATGGGTTTATTGATTTAGATCCATATGATACTATAGCACTAAAAATTAAAGGAGATGGGAGGAGTTATATATCCACT ATCTATACAGAGAATTGGGTAAATTCTCCTGGACAAATGGAAGATAACTCATGGCAAGCTTTTGTCTCTGTGCCTAGAGACGACTGGGTAATTGCAAAG ATTCCTTTGGTGCATTATCTTCCTACATGGAGAGGAAACGTAATAGAGGCAGATATAGAAATGAATCCATCAAGAGTTGTTGGCATGTCGCTGTCTGTCAATGCAGAAGGCGGAGTTCCAGGGGCACAAACTGGCCCAGGTGATTTTCGCTTGGAAATAGACTGGATCAAAGCCTTGAGAACACAATGA
- the LOC122603407 gene encoding bromodomain-containing protein 9-like — protein sequence MGKTGGGGGIKKRKKLGRPSLSDLQRRQQQQQRDNSAIINNPNNSISNSNSDHFDDEDERKRKKVKLVVKLPQSSSPSSPPSSSNANHFILNSGSANHLQGEKVSKGMDILHGSPFESGGPVTPLPDKKLLLFILDRLQKKDTHAVFSEPVDPDELPDYHEIIKQPMDFGTVRSKLDAGLYSYLEDLEADVYLICSNAMQYNSSDTIYFRQARSIQELAKRDFDNLRQEGEDGELQPKVVKRGRPPGKQAKKTPGRPPLDRAAPESTSGATLATTEDHTTESTPYNLRKAPPVMYRFQADGLLGSHRSRNEHYSELLADWNEEFPVRIRRADMKYGNKNLIIDETRRDTYKQFHPSTYASESSLLSNFGGERKQLLAVGLHAEHGYARSLARFAANLGPVVWKIASKKIEKALPPGMKFAPGVVGENDTSPPPSSFFPSGNLRHMPSLVNESLPDRSQTSTSSVPKPPILNQQKDETIEPDIRIELSSQQVKNGFDMSTSAENEKFGEVDANSIKPTSWQQCNDGRGDKI from the exons ATGGGCAAGACAGGCGGAGGAGGAggaataaagaaaagaaagaaattaggCAGACCTTCTTTATCAGATCTCCAACGTcgccaacaacaacaacaacgtgACAATTCCGCAATTATTAATAACCCTAATAATTcaatttcaaattcaaattcagATCATTTTGACGACGAAGATGAACGGAAACGGAAAAAAGTCAAATTAGTTGTTAAATTGCCTCAATCCTCTTCTCCTTCgtctcctccttcttcttctaatGCCAACCATTTTATTCTTAATTCTGGATCTGCCAATCATCTTCAG GGCGAAAAGGTTTCGAAAGGCATGGACATTCTACATG GGTCGCCATTCGAATCTGGAGGACCCGTAACACCTTTGCCTGACAAAAAGTTGTTGCTTTTCATTCTTGACAGGCTTCAAAA GAAGGACACTCATGCGGTGTTTTCTGAGCCCGTTGATCCTGACGAG CTCCCTGATTACCATGAAATTATTAAGCAGCCTATGGATTTTGGTACTGTTAGGAGCAAACTCGATGCGGGACTTTACTCATATTTGGAAGATTTGGAG GCAGATGTTTATTTGATCTGCTCCAATGCAATGCAGTACAATTCATCTGATACAATATACTTCCGGCAG GCGAGGTCTATACAAGAGTTAGCAAAAAGAGACTTTGATAATCTGAGGCAAGAGGGTGAAGACGGCGAGTTACAACCGAAAGTGGTGAAAAGAGGCAGACCACCTGGAAAGCAGGCGAAGAAGACACCTGGCAGACCCCCATTGGACCGTGCGGCTCCTGAATCTACTTCGGGGGCCACTCTTGCAACTACTGAAGACCACACGACCGAGTCTACTCCTTACAATTTACGAAAAGCACCGCCCGTGATGTATAGATTTCAGGCAGATGGTTTACTTGGCTCTCATCGTTCTCGCAATGAACATTATTCAGAATTGTTAGCAGATTGGAATGAAGAGTTTCCAG TGCGCATTCGGAGAGCTGACATGAAATACGGGAATAAAAATCTTATCATTGATGAGACTAGGCGTGACACCTACAAGCAATTTCATCCGTCAACTTATGCTTCCGAGTCTTCGCTTTTGTCCAACTTTGGTGGCGAAAGGAAGCAATTGTTGGCG GTTGGTTTACATGCCGAGCATGGTTATGCTAGAAGTCTAGCTCGTTTTGCTGCAAACCTTGGCCCTGTTGTTTGGAAAATTGCTtcaaagaaaattgaaaaggCTTTGCCACCTGGAATGAAGTTTGCTCCTGGTGTCGTCGGTGAAAATGACACATCTCCTCCACCATCGTCATTTTTCCCTTCCGGGAACTTGCGACACATGCCCAGCTTGGTGAACGAGAGTCTTCCAGATAGATCGCAAACTTCAACCTCTTCAGTTCCAAAACCCCCCATTCTAAACCAACAGAAGGATGAGACTATTGAGCCTGACATTAGAATCGAGTTGTCATCACAGCAAGTTAAAAACGGGTTTGATATGAGTACATCTGCTGAAAATGAGAAATTTGGTGAAGTGGATGCTAATTCCATAAAACCGACTTCTTGGCAGCAG TGTAATGACGGTAGAGGAGACAAAATTTGA
- the LOC122602975 gene encoding uncharacterized protein LOC122602975, translated as MKEFTVKGICDAIDETLVTNIHGVTRWSKLVPRKVNVLVWRILINRIPTRINLVNKGVDIPSSLCPLCGNSIETCNHIFGQCAVASRLWSLVTKWLQIAPIPLQGPTHIIIYIDDMHVSKDKKDIIEAIIYCVWWSIWKYRNEEVFNNGMNRKEFLFDLIFTQSYMWYSCRCKKKRISWVEWLNCPLFVP; from the coding sequence ATGAAAGAGTTTACTGTGAAAGGCATTTGTGATGCGATTGATGAGACTTTAGTGACTAATATTCACGGAGTGACTAGATGGAGTAAGTTGGTACCTCGCAAGGTCAATGTTCTTGTATGGAGAATCCTCATAAATAGAATTCCCACCCGTATTAATTTGGTTAATAAAGGGGTGGATATTCCATCTTCTCTTTGTCCATTATGTGGAAACTCTATAGAAACTTGCAATCATATTTTTGGACAATGTGCGGTTGCTTCAAGATTATGGAGTTTAGTTACTAAATGGCTCCAAATTGCGCCTATTCCTTTGCAAGGGCCTACTCATATCATCATTTATATCGATGACATGCATGTATCCAAGGATAAGAAAGATATTATTGAGGCTATAATATATTGTGTATGGTGGTCGATATGGAAATATAGAAACGAAGAGGTTTTCAACAACGGGATGAATCGCAAAGAGTTCCTGTTTGATCTCATTTTTACCCAGTCTTATATGTGGTATTCGTGTAGATGCAAAAAGAAACGAATTTCTTGGGTTGAATGGCTTAATTGCCCTCTTTTTGTTCCGTAG
- the LOC122602762 gene encoding uncharacterized protein LOC122602762: MYSNKVDLPTSLEKSTHQPDLDIKIWGWSLISVFPWAINAKEKIKMPAFFNKKLKNHARQSRFRKFSEPGMSYATVRFRPYVSKVPWHTGPRAFLSQFFPRYGHYCGPNWSSGKDGGSPLWDKRPIDWLDYCCYCHDMGYDTHDQAELLKADLAFLECLERPHMATKGDIRVANLYKTMCLSGLRSILIPYRQHLVKINSGQLYLSFGWLSNMKWKGWNAQK, encoded by the exons ATGTATTCAAACAAGGTGGATTTGCCAACATCTCTTGAAAAATCAACTCACCAGCCAGATCTTGATATCAAGATTTGGGGATGGTCACTTATTTCAGTTTTTCCGTGGGCCATTAACGCCAAGGAGAAAATTAAAATGCCTgctttttttaacaaaaaactgAAGAACCACGCACGGCAGTCTCGATTTCGTAAATTTTCTGAACCTGGTATGAGTTACGCCACAGTTCGTTTCAGGCCTTATGTTTCCAAAGTTCCATGGCATACAGGTCCAAGAGCGTTTCTGTCTCAGTTCTTTCCAAGATATGGGCATTACTGTGGACCAAACTGGTCAAGTGGGAAAGATGGAGGATCTCCACTTTGGGACAAACGTCCTATTGATTGGCTAGACTATTGTTGTTATTGTCATGACATGGGGTATGATACCCATGATCAAGCTGAGCTTCTCAAGGCAGATTTAGCATTTCTCGAGTGCTTGGAGAGGCCTCATATGGCTACAAAAGGGGATATTCGTGTCGCTAATCTCTACAAGACAATGTGTTTATCAG GTCTGAGGAGCATACTCATACCATACAGGCAGCATTTGGTGAAAATAAACTCAGGTCAGTTATATCTTTCTTTCGGATGGCTTAGCAATATGAAGTGGAAAGGATGGAATGCTCAGAAGTAG